A portion of the Deinococcus hopiensis KR-140 genome contains these proteins:
- a CDS encoding serine hydrolase, giving the protein MLKVTLAFLTPTPVPDLAATHTVHTADTLYHLAQTSHTTAAELQRLNNLTQPGLHIGQTLVLPRRPRSPSLRRPHSPQRRRRPLLRRLPGVAIPSRPPTFHLRPFVTGDVSFYIAVYDPKTLIAQRAYATGGANTLYPLASTFKTPVVRAALRDVDAERLSLNTPPTTTTANRSLESYSSGTHPLSYLLDRMISKSENTAADIVFRTVGPERVAQQVHALSPCTSILITTKAWRSIQGGMLPAQNRSTLLNAAQVYQALPWEQRVAFASKLNAASLRVQAPQLSHQLDAYFAGPNYDPRLDVAVQNSSTAHAYADLLAQLLSRPGRTPGRAAQLRNFYAPGCCHPGTDRVTEKPAVPVTYWGSKGGIGWGNLNLTGFIQLVDGRILTYTYFNHGSQVKDALAIRPRIFKLVPWINSLPPSLTR; this is encoded by the coding sequence GTGTTGAAAGTTACCCTCGCCTTCCTGACACCCACGCCCGTCCCCGACTTGGCAGCCACCCACACGGTCCACACTGCCGACACCCTATACCACCTTGCCCAGACCTCCCACACGACGGCCGCTGAACTGCAACGCTTGAACAACCTCACGCAGCCCGGCCTGCACATCGGCCAGACCCTGGTCCTTCCACGGCGACCACGAAGTCCCTCCCTTCGACGACCCCATTCCCCACAACGGCGAAGACGGCCTCTTCTTCGCCGCCTACCCGGTGTGGCGATCCCGTCCAGGCCGCCAACCTTCCATCTCCGTCCCTTCGTGACGGGAGACGTGTCGTTCTACATTGCCGTCTATGACCCGAAGACCCTGATAGCCCAGCGGGCCTATGCCACTGGCGGGGCCAACACTCTCTATCCACTCGCAAGCACCTTTAAGACCCCTGTTGTTCGGGCTGCGCTGCGCGACGTTGATGCGGAGCGGCTCTCGCTCAACACGCCGCCAACCACCACGACAGCCAACCGCTCCCTTGAGTCCTACAGCAGCGGCACTCACCCCCTGTCCTACCTGCTGGACCGCATGATCAGCAAAAGCGAGAACACAGCGGCCGACATCGTCTTCCGGACCGTGGGCCCGGAACGCGTGGCGCAGCAAGTGCATGCCCTGAGTCCCTGCACCAGTATCCTGATCACCACCAAAGCGTGGCGGTCCATCCAGGGGGGCATGCTGCCCGCGCAGAACCGCAGCACCCTCCTCAACGCCGCACAGGTATACCAGGCCCTGCCTTGGGAGCAGCGGGTAGCGTTTGCGAGCAAGCTCAATGCCGCCAGCCTGCGGGTGCAGGCTCCACAGCTCTCCCACCAACTCGACGCCTATTTCGCTGGACCGAATTACGATCCACGCCTGGACGTCGCCGTACAGAACAGCAGCACGGCCCACGCCTACGCTGATCTCCTCGCCCAACTCCTGAGCCGTCCTGGCCGGACGCCAGGAAGAGCTGCCCAACTCCGCAATTTCTACGCGCCAGGCTGCTGCCACCCGGGCACGGACCGCGTGACCGAGAAGCCTGCCGTTCCCGTCACGTACTGGGGCTCTAAAGGTGGGATCGGCTGGGGGAACCTCAACCTTACCGGCTTCATCCAACTGGTTGACGGACGCATCCTGACCTACACCTATTTCAACCACGGCAGTCAAGTGAAAGACGCGCTCGCCATTCGCCCGCGGATTTTCAAGCTGGTTCCCTGGATCAACAGCCTGCCGCCCAGCTTGACGAGGTAA
- a CDS encoding response regulator, protein MTLPDLVLVVDDNAADLDLAVEAFAEVTPHLEVIGVTMGSEALSFLQGPDASRVGLVLLDLNLPRMHGFEVLRALRALPTLGGLPVVMLTTSEAGEDLQRSEVLGASAYAHKPVEYRGYLRLVQDLVTSWLPRESGR, encoded by the coding sequence ATGACACTTCCGGATTTGGTACTGGTGGTAGACGACAACGCAGCAGACCTAGACCTTGCGGTGGAAGCATTCGCCGAGGTAACGCCACACCTTGAGGTCATCGGAGTCACCATGGGATCAGAGGCGTTATCATTCCTGCAAGGACCGGACGCCTCACGCGTTGGGTTGGTTTTGCTGGATCTCAACCTTCCCCGGATGCACGGATTTGAGGTGTTGCGCGCGCTTCGCGCTTTGCCAACGCTCGGTGGGTTGCCAGTGGTAATGTTGACGACGTCCGAGGCGGGAGAGGATTTGCAGCGCAGCGAAGTGCTCGGAGCGAGCGCCTACGCGCATAAGCCTGTGGAGTACCGCGGGTACCTCAGACTTGTGCAGGACTTGGTGACCTCCTGGCTACCGAGGGAGTCTGGGCGTTAA
- a CDS encoding ATP-binding protein gives MTGSAPAPFPLAYTDFDDFPDPFVLLDENWSVIFANQAAAQLRGLGSADLLGRRFQNLFAIAPGSDLDVVTRRVMQTRTGETFETYYPTLGVWAQGRIFTFRKGIGVLYQDVTNKKRAELRQQALYQITTELSRALATEDVIEIILRRAVPATNATSSAAGVLSRDGQTVQLLGAQNYSAELEARLARFPVTLDIPGAYVSSTGEAVFGTAQELESRFSAFREIRPEGLASMAVLPLQTSGRTFGFLALVFEEAERTFDDGERQFLMALAGQCAQAVDRVIQFTSAHEELRARQASEAALATERARLAAVLESLPVGVVIGEVPSARIVMGNAKIEEIFGHQVIYAQNLDEYRAWTGYHLDGRQIEPHEWPLVRVATSGETTKNEQMYYVRPDGARRVIDVTSAPIKAEDGSVIAGVVVIDDVTERRATEQAVRDLNVYLETQVQARTEELVARTRSLEAFVDFTEAAGTASDVHSLFRHALGVFRSFFNGCSAAYYERDGYLWRAQAWTEDIAPEVIASITGGIAEDAPAFSRAAITKEPVFVDGWDPTVEQVAATDEYGTVALYPLLVQGEVHAILAVGLKNALQWSERDQAVVRAAGRSLNLSVERADITVRLEAQRVALENRTRVLEAFGELTRDLGTFDDPMALIRRAQEIVLGLLPEGFAPYYEREGNLWRLRSQVGDRRNPTMQQIVDKGLPYESQSMRIPFETGEAYYQDVYDYTEDHFQIDWAQIGAVASLPVNVGGHVQGVFCVALFGQRGWTDADRALLETVSRSLGVALEAARSTAALKQRSLELERSNAELERFAYVASHDLQEPLRTVTSYADLLGMRYSGQLDGRAEKYLQYITQGSGRMRSLIHDLLAYSRLSSPAAERAQADAKDAFLRATANLETTIREAGAVVTAGEMPVVQVDEGRLTQVFQNLIGNAIKFRREGVPPAVHVHVRREGAYWHFTVVDNGLGIEPEYASRIFQVFQRLHTREAYEGNGIGLAICQKIVEQAGGQLWVESVPGEGSTFHFTLSAGGSAA, from the coding sequence ATGACCGGATCCGCGCCTGCCCCTTTCCCCCTCGCTTACACAGACTTCGACGACTTCCCTGACCCCTTTGTCCTCCTCGATGAAAACTGGTCGGTCATCTTCGCCAATCAGGCGGCGGCTCAACTGCGAGGACTCGGCAGCGCTGACCTGCTTGGCCGTCGTTTTCAAAACTTGTTTGCGATCGCTCCAGGCAGTGACCTCGATGTCGTCACTCGGCGCGTCATGCAAACCCGTACGGGTGAAACCTTTGAAACCTATTACCCCACACTGGGGGTATGGGCACAAGGCCGCATCTTTACGTTTCGCAAGGGCATAGGCGTGCTGTATCAAGACGTGACCAACAAGAAGCGGGCCGAGTTGCGCCAACAGGCGCTGTACCAGATCACCACGGAACTGAGCAGGGCACTCGCCACTGAAGATGTCATTGAGATTATTCTTCGCCGCGCCGTTCCTGCCACGAATGCCACCAGCAGTGCGGCGGGCGTTCTCAGCCGCGATGGGCAGACAGTGCAGCTGCTCGGAGCCCAAAACTACAGTGCTGAGCTCGAAGCTCGGCTGGCTCGCTTCCCTGTCACCCTGGACATTCCAGGTGCTTACGTGAGCTCAACGGGCGAGGCGGTGTTCGGCACAGCGCAGGAACTGGAGTCCCGTTTCAGCGCCTTTCGTGAAATTCGACCGGAAGGTCTGGCGAGCATGGCTGTCTTGCCCCTTCAGACCTCTGGAAGAACATTTGGTTTCCTCGCCCTGGTGTTTGAGGAAGCGGAACGCACCTTCGACGACGGGGAGCGGCAGTTCTTGATGGCGCTCGCAGGGCAGTGCGCGCAGGCGGTCGACCGGGTTATCCAGTTCACGAGTGCCCACGAGGAACTGCGCGCCCGGCAAGCGAGTGAAGCGGCACTCGCTACAGAACGTGCCCGACTCGCTGCAGTTTTGGAGTCTCTTCCGGTCGGCGTCGTTATTGGGGAAGTTCCCAGCGCCCGCATCGTCATGGGCAACGCCAAGATTGAGGAGATTTTTGGTCATCAGGTCATCTACGCGCAGAACCTCGACGAGTACCGGGCGTGGACTGGCTACCACCTTGACGGCCGTCAGATTGAGCCGCACGAGTGGCCCCTCGTACGCGTTGCGACCAGCGGGGAGACGACGAAAAACGAGCAGATGTACTACGTCCGCCCTGACGGAGCGCGGCGAGTGATCGACGTGACCTCTGCGCCCATCAAAGCCGAGGATGGTTCCGTTATTGCTGGCGTTGTCGTCATTGACGATGTGACCGAACGGAGAGCGACCGAGCAGGCTGTACGTGACCTGAACGTCTACCTGGAGACGCAAGTGCAGGCGAGAACGGAAGAACTTGTCGCACGTACCCGCTCGCTTGAAGCGTTTGTGGATTTTACAGAAGCAGCTGGTACGGCCAGCGACGTCCACTCCCTGTTTCGCCACGCGCTCGGCGTATTCCGCAGCTTCTTCAACGGGTGTAGCGCCGCGTACTACGAGCGTGACGGTTACCTCTGGCGGGCGCAGGCCTGGACGGAAGATATAGCGCCGGAGGTCATAGCGAGCATCACGGGGGGGATTGCGGAGGACGCGCCAGCCTTCTCGCGAGCAGCCATAACGAAAGAACCTGTCTTCGTGGATGGTTGGGACCCTACGGTTGAACAGGTGGCGGCCACTGACGAATACGGCACCGTTGCGCTGTACCCTCTACTCGTGCAGGGTGAAGTGCACGCCATACTCGCTGTGGGACTCAAAAACGCACTGCAGTGGAGCGAACGGGACCAGGCCGTGGTGCGCGCCGCTGGACGCAGTCTGAACCTGTCGGTCGAGCGCGCCGATATCACCGTGCGGCTGGAAGCGCAACGCGTAGCGCTCGAAAACCGTACCCGAGTACTGGAAGCGTTTGGAGAGCTTACCCGTGATCTTGGGACCTTTGACGACCCAATGGCGCTTATTCGGCGTGCGCAGGAGATAGTGCTGGGTCTACTCCCCGAGGGCTTCGCGCCGTACTACGAGCGTGAAGGCAACCTGTGGCGGTTGCGCTCTCAGGTCGGAGACCGGCGAAATCCGACCATGCAACAGATTGTCGATAAGGGCCTGCCCTACGAATCGCAGTCCATGCGCATTCCATTCGAGACGGGTGAGGCGTACTACCAAGACGTGTACGACTACACCGAGGACCACTTCCAGATTGACTGGGCACAGATCGGAGCGGTAGCGAGCCTCCCGGTGAACGTTGGGGGGCACGTGCAAGGTGTGTTCTGCGTGGCGCTGTTTGGGCAACGGGGCTGGACAGACGCGGACCGGGCCTTGTTGGAGACTGTGTCAAGGAGCCTGGGCGTGGCATTGGAAGCGGCCCGCAGTACAGCTGCACTCAAACAGCGGTCACTCGAGTTGGAAAGGAGCAACGCCGAGTTAGAACGTTTCGCGTATGTGGCGAGCCACGACCTTCAGGAACCTCTCCGAACAGTCACGAGTTACGCTGATCTGCTGGGAATGAGATATTCAGGACAACTCGACGGCCGCGCAGAGAAGTACTTGCAGTACATTACTCAAGGATCAGGGCGAATGCGCAGCCTTATTCACGACCTGCTGGCCTACTCGCGCCTGTCCAGCCCAGCCGCCGAGCGGGCGCAGGCAGACGCCAAAGATGCGTTTTTACGGGCCACGGCCAACCTGGAGACCACCATCCGTGAGGCGGGCGCCGTGGTCACGGCGGGTGAAATGCCGGTCGTGCAGGTGGATGAGGGGCGGTTAACGCAGGTCTTTCAAAACCTCATTGGGAACGCTATTAAATTCAGGCGCGAAGGTGTCCCACCCGCTGTGCACGTCCACGTCAGGCGTGAAGGGGCGTATTGGCACTTTACCGTCGTGGACAATGGTCTCGGTATTGAGCCAGAGTACGCCTCTCGAATCTTCCAGGTCTTCCAACGCCTTCATACCCGGGAAGCGTACGAAGGCAATGGAATCGGACTCGCCATCTGCCAGAAGATCGTGGAGCAGGCGGGGGGACAATTGTGGGTGGAATCAGTTCCTGGTGAGGGCAGCACGTTCCACTTCACCCTGTCTGCCGGAGGAAGCGCAGCATGA
- a CDS encoding aldo/keto reductase codes for MVPGPALAMPGGPASLHVVERAPELGVNFIDTADVYGNGHSEALAAQALQGRRDRMIVATKGRLMGLSGPLGAGRPHAPQAAPTTARLNPSSVSVRH; via the coding sequence ATGGTGCCCGGGCCAGCACTGGCAATGCCTGGGGGACCGGCGTCGCTCCACGTGGTGGAACGGGCGCCCGAACTGGGTGTGAACTTTATCGACACCGCCGATGTGTACGGCAATGGGCACAGCGAGGCATTGGCTGCCCAGGCCCTGCAAGGCAGGCGCGACCGGATGATCGTGGCAACCAAAGGCAGGTTGATGGGGTTATCAGGTCCGCTAGGAGCCGGAAGACCTCATGCGCCGCAGGCGGCGCCTACAACGGCTCGACTCAACCCGTCGTCTGTCAGTGTGCGTCACTGA
- a CDS encoding cupredoxin domain-containing protein, giving the protein MVVPPTFLALFWTAGLLTAASAETSPIQTYPFQRMVSANSVATGVLSVRSGSTLQSESILTLSGLVPNRAYVAHYHALGPAGSDSCISEGPIALGFPAFTADAQGNARVTLRAGPTGIQGNAGAYVNVHLASDLSDVPLCAAVAKGITTPTTSKPVIGPATQRTVTIGDNTFEPRNLTVPVGTTVSWSHTGQVTHNIFSLQVAELQSQDLRPGDTFSYTFKTPGTYTYYCSYHDGMSAMITVTNR; this is encoded by the coding sequence ATGGTTGTTCCACCGACATTCCTCGCACTCTTCTGGACCGCTGGACTCCTGACCGCAGCCTCTGCCGAAACCAGCCCAATTCAAACCTATCCATTTCAAAGGATGGTCAGTGCGAACAGCGTTGCCACTGGAGTTCTAAGCGTCAGGAGTGGGTCCACTCTGCAGTCGGAATCCATACTGACCCTCAGCGGCCTCGTCCCCAACCGTGCGTACGTTGCCCACTACCACGCCCTCGGTCCAGCGGGCAGCGACTCCTGCATTTCCGAGGGGCCCATTGCTCTCGGTTTCCCCGCCTTCACCGCTGACGCACAGGGAAACGCCCGGGTCACACTACGCGCCGGTCCAACAGGCATTCAGGGCAATGCAGGAGCCTACGTCAACGTCCACCTGGCTTCTGACCTGAGTGACGTCCCCCTCTGCGCCGCGGTGGCGAAGGGTATCACCACGCCCACCACTTCAAAACCCGTCATCGGCCCAGCGACACAGCGAACCGTGACGATCGGTGACAACACGTTTGAACCCCGGAATTTAACGGTTCCTGTCGGAACGACTGTGAGCTGGAGTCACACTGGCCAGGTCACACATAACATTTTTTCACTTCAGGTTGCGGAGCTCCAATCCCAAGACCTCCGGCCAGGCGACACGTTCAGCTACACCTTCAAGACCCCCGGCACCTACACCTACTACTGCTCGTACCACGATGGAATGAGCGCGATGATAACGGTGACCAACCGCTAA
- a CDS encoding CHRD domain-containing protein, protein MIVQKSVLGLFTATLLGSCSMMMGQGTTYNFKHNPNAADPAAMGRAVATMDGSMVSTTLSLSGLTPGKAYIAHYHAFGPASSTDPCASSGPVTLGFPNFSADANGNASVTVKGDMTKIMGDMGAYINVHYASDPSVVPICAPVKMTKG, encoded by the coding sequence ATGATCGTACAAAAGAGTGTTCTGGGACTGTTCACGGCCACCCTGCTGGGCTCCTGCAGCATGATGATGGGTCAGGGCACCACCTACAATTTCAAGCACAACCCCAACGCTGCCGATCCAGCGGCCATGGGCCGTGCCGTGGCCACCATGGACGGGAGTATGGTCAGCACCACACTCAGCCTCTCAGGCCTCACGCCTGGAAAAGCGTATATCGCCCACTACCACGCCTTTGGTCCAGCATCGAGCACGGATCCCTGCGCCTCGAGCGGACCGGTGACGCTCGGATTCCCCAATTTCTCGGCAGATGCCAATGGCAACGCCAGCGTGACCGTCAAAGGCGATATGACCAAGATCATGGGCGATATGGGCGCCTACATCAACGTCCACTACGCCAGCGATCCCAGTGTGGTGCCCATTTGTGCCCCGGTGAAGATGACCAAGGGCTGA
- a CDS encoding anti-sigma factor domain-containing protein — MTAPHPYSLLPGYVLEDLGAQALEEVELHLLGCASCRMEVARLRDAMYSLADDLPYLAPPSGTWSRIQARRQTGPAHLELPPLVPKSKDSRLKGRWWAAAVAVTLLVGTVTPRVLPAVSRQVQVQRWEAQGATRLSLRSQDGQVFGALLVHPEGRALVVLTQPPPQGQAYQAWGRLADGPRANVPVSLGLTEGTVLQVDWRGYALVGISLEPHGGSSAPTRPLGRVKVPGV, encoded by the coding sequence ATGACCGCCCCTCACCCGTACAGCCTGTTGCCTGGGTACGTGCTGGAAGACCTTGGGGCGCAGGCGCTCGAGGAAGTCGAACTTCACCTTCTCGGGTGCGCCTCATGCCGAATGGAGGTGGCCCGGCTCCGGGACGCCATGTACTCTCTGGCGGATGACCTGCCCTACCTGGCGCCGCCGAGCGGAACTTGGAGCCGCATCCAGGCGCGGCGTCAGACGGGCCCAGCCCACCTCGAACTTCCACCGCTGGTGCCCAAATCGAAGGATTCACGGCTTAAAGGCAGGTGGTGGGCCGCGGCGGTGGCGGTGACGCTGCTTGTGGGCACGGTGACGCCACGCGTTCTCCCGGCGGTGTCACGGCAGGTACAGGTTCAGCGGTGGGAAGCACAAGGGGCAACGCGGCTTTCCCTCAGATCGCAGGACGGGCAGGTCTTCGGTGCCTTGCTCGTCCACCCGGAAGGACGCGCCCTCGTGGTCCTCACGCAGCCCCCTCCCCAGGGACAGGCATATCAGGCGTGGGGCCGCCTTGCAGATGGCCCACGGGCGAATGTCCCCGTCAGCCTGGGTCTCACCGAAGGGACCGTGCTGCAGGTCGACTGGCGCGGGTACGCATTGGTCGGCATCAGTCTGGAACCGCACGGAGGAAGTTCCGCTCCAACACGGCCACTGGGACGTGTGAAGGTCCCAGGGGTTTAA
- a CDS encoding RNA polymerase sigma factor — protein sequence MSGPPVPTEETHHLIVQLQLGHDGALKALYDQFSGVTFRVCVRMLTSTEDAEEVLQDTFLRLEAQASKYDPMRGTVQTFVLTIAHHLCLERLRTRRSRPQGQPGAFDDAAFDLLARPSSRDPLDQALVEDALRSLPDTDRKLLEDMFFGGYTHAELTARTGLPLGTVKSRLRRALLKLRERTLP from the coding sequence ATGTCCGGCCCACCGGTCCCCACCGAGGAGACGCACCACCTCATCGTTCAACTTCAACTGGGCCATGACGGTGCCCTGAAGGCGTTGTACGACCAGTTTTCCGGCGTGACCTTCCGCGTGTGCGTACGGATGCTCACTTCGACTGAAGATGCCGAGGAGGTCCTTCAAGACACCTTCTTGCGCCTGGAAGCGCAGGCCAGCAAGTACGACCCCATGCGCGGCACGGTCCAAACCTTCGTGTTGACCATCGCCCATCATCTGTGCCTGGAGCGGCTCCGTACACGCCGCTCCAGACCCCAGGGTCAACCCGGAGCTTTTGACGACGCCGCCTTCGACCTGCTGGCCCGCCCCTCTTCCCGGGATCCATTGGACCAGGCCCTGGTGGAGGACGCGCTGCGTTCGCTTCCGGACACGGACCGGAAGCTGCTGGAAGACATGTTCTTCGGTGGATATACCCATGCTGAGCTGACCGCCCGAACCGGTCTTCCCCTGGGCACGGTGAAGAGCCGCTTGCGACGGGCGCTCCTCAAACTTCGCGAAAGGACCCTTCCATGA
- a CDS encoding transposase codes for MLDGSGRPLPERATVKSPSALSRFLNHANWNTRQLCRVMRQHALETLQDLWRQQPHQRPRLELLVDLTSLEKTGKFVELADWVHTYHSVHGVHLVVLYLCCGELRLPWAFQVWRGKGSPSPAQLALKLLRTVPATLLKGKRRPRLHADGGFESAEFIQGVLTRGLDIVVGVRCTRKLEDSRQLRDLMVRGSLVKPTGLDQAMCVSWVWLYRNKEPEQRFVMSNLDLGGKYLARVGKRRWRIEAFFKTVKGRFGLERFAQHSKQGVLRWWCLSGMAFLLCHVQNLDLPVSVPHSWPDWGDLASTVRFSFVSEVRRRALQLELDAIDAFQHALLTSST; via the coding sequence TTGTTGGATGGTTCCGGCAGACCTCTGCCGGAACGCGCCACCGTCAAATCCCCCTCGGCCCTCAGCCGTTTTCTCAACCATGCGAATTGGAACACCCGTCAGCTGTGCCGAGTCATGCGTCAGCACGCTCTAGAGACGTTGCAGGACCTATGGCGACAGCAACCCCATCAGCGCCCCCGGCTGGAACTGCTGGTGGATCTCACCAGTCTGGAAAAGACCGGCAAGTTCGTTGAACTTGCCGATTGGGTCCACACCTACCACAGCGTCCACGGCGTTCACTTGGTGGTGTTGTACCTGTGCTGTGGGGAGCTTCGTCTCCCCTGGGCTTTTCAAGTCTGGCGGGGGAAGGGATCCCCTTCCCCCGCACAACTCGCCCTGAAGTTGCTCCGAACAGTCCCTGCCACGTTGCTGAAGGGGAAACGTCGGCCTCGTCTGCACGCAGACGGGGGCTTTGAGAGTGCCGAATTCATCCAAGGCGTGCTGACTCGGGGGTTGGACATCGTCGTGGGCGTGCGTTGTACCCGCAAGCTCGAAGATAGCCGCCAGCTCCGCGACCTGATGGTACGGGGGAGCCTGGTCAAGCCCACAGGGCTTGACCAGGCGATGTGTGTCTCCTGGGTCTGGCTGTACCGAAACAAGGAGCCGGAGCAACGCTTTGTCATGTCGAATCTCGACTTGGGCGGCAAGTACCTGGCACGGGTGGGGAAACGCCGGTGGCGGATCGAAGCCTTTTTCAAGACGGTCAAGGGACGTTTTGGGCTTGAACGCTTCGCCCAGCACAGCAAGCAGGGCGTGCTGCGCTGGTGGTGCTTATCAGGCATGGCTTTTCTCTTGTGCCATGTTCAGAACCTCGACCTGCCTGTGAGTGTGCCGCACTCGTGGCCGGACTGGGGCGACCTGGCGAGTACCGTACGGTTCTCGTTCGTCTCCGAAGTGCGTCGTAGAGCCCTCCAACTCGAACTTGATGCTATTGATGCCTTCCAGCACGCACTTCTGACGTCCTCCACCTAA
- a CDS encoding transposase: MKHLWADAGYTGKLAGEQGTFLGWTLEIVKHPWSGQQSTWAPKDAPPRRVEVPAGFVVLKRRRVVERTFAWPWKSRRMARDDEALPETAENPVYEVRIRLMVRRLAKGPP; the protein is encoded by the coding sequence ATGAAGCACCTGTGGGCGGATGCGGGATACACCGGAAAACTGGCAGGAGAACAGGGAACGTTTCTCGGCTGGACGCTGGAGATCGTGAAGCATCCCTGGTCAGGACAGCAGAGCACCTGGGCACCGAAAGACGCACCTCCACGACGTGTGGAGGTGCCCGCGGGATTTGTGGTGTTGAAACGGCGCCGGGTCGTGGAGCGGACCTTTGCCTGGCCCTGGAAATCCAGGCGCATGGCCAGGGACGATGAAGCGCTGCCGGAGACGGCTGAAAACCCTGTCTACGAGGTGAGGATCCGCTTGATGGTCCGCCGTTTGGCCAAAGGTCCACCCTGA